The Zalophus californianus isolate mZalCal1 chromosome 8, mZalCal1.pri.v2, whole genome shotgun sequence genome has a segment encoding these proteins:
- the GTSF1L gene encoding gametocyte-specific factor 1-like: MEPEALEICPYNPHHRVPLSRFQYHLASCRRKNPKKAKKMASCKYNACHVVPIKKLEEHEAACVNRSAVEEENSLHPLKVSLPSSEQNGNALPGPPWLPSSDVWNVDGTNCHPMFVLKTFAPQQLVCESDTRESERGAHPPSLTTPQKTVRPGE, from the coding sequence ATGGAGCCAGAAGCCTTAGAAATTTGCCCTTACAACCCTCACCACCGAGTCCCACTCAGCAGATTTCAGTACCACCTGGCATCCTGCAGGAGAAAGAACCCCAAGAAAGCCAAAAAGATGGCCAGCTGCAAATACAACGCCTGCCACGTGGTCCCCATCAAAAAGCTGGAGGAGCACGAGGCTGCCTGCGTCAACAGAAGCGCAGTGGAGGAGGAGAACAGCTTGCACCCCCTGAAAGTTAGCCTTCCAAGTTCAGAGCAGAATGGAAATGCCCTTCCAGGGCCCCCCTGGCTCCCCAGTTCTGACGTCTGGAATGTCGATGGCACTAACTGCCATCCCATGTTTGTCCTTAAGACTTTTGCTCCCCAACAGCTTGTTTGTGAAAGTGACAcaagagagtcagagagaggggCCCACCCCCCATCCCTGACCACCCCCCAGAAGACCGTCAGACCAGGAGAGTAA